From Pseudomonas sp. LS1212, the proteins below share one genomic window:
- a CDS encoding DUF465 domain-containing protein — MPVRHNLYEDLKRSKEEIENRRKTDPKLDTLLSKYHTVDAEVLDKESQAAADDELKKLKEKRLLIKDQIAQQLDYPNSRGAAAKF, encoded by the coding sequence ATGCCGGTAAGACATAATCTGTACGAGGATTTGAAGCGGTCAAAGGAAGAGATCGAAAACCGCAGGAAAACTGACCCCAAGCTCGACACGCTCCTGAGCAAATATCACACGGTCGACGCAGAGGTCCTGGATAAAGAATCGCAAGCAGCCGCGGATGACGAACTAAAGAAACTCAAGGAGAAGAGGTTGCTGATCAAAGACCAAATCGCGCAGCAACTGGACTACCCCAACTCGCGCGGAGCCGCAGCAAAATTCTGA
- a CDS encoding 5-carboxymethyl-2-hydroxymuconate Delta-isomerase — translation MPHLHLEYTQNLPELDADKVLLRLNHVLLASGQFSNEVDIKSRAIELGVFRVGTAMAERGFVHVKLAILSGRSPEVKKQVSESLLAALREAVQWPADVDVQLCVEILDIDRDSYSKMHLAAI, via the coding sequence ATGCCCCACCTTCATCTGGAATACACCCAAAACCTGCCAGAGCTGGACGCCGACAAGGTGTTGCTGAGGCTCAATCATGTGCTGCTGGCCAGCGGGCAGTTCAGCAATGAGGTGGACATCAAGAGCCGGGCGATCGAATTGGGCGTCTTTCGGGTCGGCACCGCGATGGCCGAGCGGGGGTTCGTGCATGTAAAGCTGGCGATACTCAGCGGGCGCTCGCCGGAGGTGAAGAAACAGGTGTCCGAAAGCCTCCTGGCGGCCTTGCGTGAGGCTGTGCAGTGGCCGGCCGATGTGGACGTTCAGCTGTGCGTGGAGATACTGGACATCGACCGCGATTCGTACTCCAAGATGCACCTGGCGGCGATTTAG
- the rnd gene encoding ribonuclease D: protein MAIDIHWIRDDASLASHCAQWLGLPYVALDTEFMRVDTFFPIAGLIQVGDGARAYLIDPLLISDWTPLVGLLENPAVIKVLHACSEDLEVLLRLTGTLPTPLFDTQLAAAYLNLGFSMGYSRLVQEVLGIELPKGETRSDWLKRPLSDTQISYAAEDAVHLAEVYEKLRPQLSDDKFGWVLEDGAELVAQLRREIDPNELYRDAKLAWKLSRAQLAVLRELCAWREREARARDLPRNRVIRENALWPLARTQPDNLATLARIEDMHPRTVRQDGEFLLGLIKQAASVPPADWPPALPEPLPIEASAVLKQLRAIGQAEAERLNIAPELMLRKKTLEALLKSGYPNGPYQLPDSLRGWRRELMGQALLDSLASAGEQ from the coding sequence GTGGCCATCGATATTCACTGGATTCGCGACGACGCCAGCCTTGCCAGCCATTGTGCGCAGTGGCTGGGTTTGCCGTATGTTGCACTCGACACCGAGTTCATGCGCGTTGATACCTTTTTCCCGATCGCCGGTTTGATCCAGGTCGGGGATGGTGCGCGCGCCTATTTGATCGACCCCTTGCTGATCAGCGACTGGACCCCCTTGGTGGGCCTGCTGGAAAACCCGGCGGTGATCAAGGTGCTGCACGCCTGCAGCGAAGACCTGGAAGTGTTGCTGCGCCTGACCGGTACCCTGCCGACGCCGCTGTTCGACACGCAACTGGCGGCGGCTTATTTGAACCTCGGCTTCTCCATGGGTTATTCGCGCCTGGTGCAGGAAGTGCTGGGTATCGAGTTGCCCAAGGGCGAGACGCGGTCGGATTGGTTGAAGCGCCCACTGTCGGACACCCAGATCAGCTACGCCGCCGAAGACGCCGTACACCTGGCCGAAGTCTACGAAAAGCTGCGCCCGCAATTGTCCGACGATAAGTTCGGCTGGGTGCTCGAGGACGGTGCCGAGCTGGTGGCGCAATTGCGTCGCGAGATCGATCCCAATGAGCTGTACCGTGACGCCAAGCTGGCCTGGAAGCTGTCGCGCGCTCAACTGGCGGTGCTGCGTGAGCTCTGCGCCTGGCGTGAGCGTGAGGCCCGCGCCCGGGACCTGCCGCGCAACCGCGTCATTCGCGAGAACGCCCTGTGGCCGTTGGCCAGGACCCAGCCGGACAACCTGGCGACCTTGGCCAGGATCGAGGACATGCACCCGCGCACCGTGCGTCAGGACGGCGAGTTCCTGCTCGGCCTGATCAAGCAGGCCGCCAGCGTCCCGCCTGCGGACTGGCCCCCGGCGCTGCCCGAGCCGCTGCCGATCGAAGCCTCGGCGGTGCTCAAGCAACTGCGCGCTATCGGCCAGGCCGAGGCCGAGCGCCTGAACATCGCGCCCGAGCTGATGCTGCGCAAGAAAACCCTGGAAGCATTGCTCAAGAGCGGCTATCCCAACGGTCCCTACCAACTGCCTGATTCGTTGCGCGGCTGGCGGCGCGAACTGATGGGCCAGGCGCTGCTCGACAGCCTCGCCTCTGCCGGAGAACAGTAA
- a CDS encoding YcgL domain-containing protein — translation MKRICSIYKSPRRNEMYLYVLKADGLERVPEGLLPAFGKPQHAFDLVLSPERKLAREDIALVLANLEKQGYHLQMPPAEDEYIEHLPEELLRRNDPV, via the coding sequence ATGAAACGCATTTGTTCGATCTACAAAAGCCCACGCCGCAACGAGATGTACCTCTATGTTCTGAAGGCCGACGGCCTTGAGCGCGTACCCGAGGGCCTGTTGCCGGCCTTTGGCAAGCCGCAGCATGCCTTTGACCTGGTCCTGTCGCCCGAGCGCAAGCTGGCGCGCGAGGATATAGCTCTGGTGCTGGCGAACCTCGAGAAGCAGGGCTATCACCTGCAGATGCCGCCGGCCGAGGATGAGTACATCGAGCACTTGCCCGAAGAACTGTTGCGCCGTAACGATCCGGTCTGA
- a CDS encoding D-2-hydroxyacid dehydrogenase, giving the protein MRVLIAEQDYALYAQLLREAVPDLEVLTSGDSAELAALAADCPVWLGQPDLLATLLRQGHQPQWLQSTWAGITPLLAEGVPRHYRLTRAVGIFGQVMAEYVLTYMLGHEREVLPRLVSQVERKWDNRPGRSLAGRKVLIVGAGDIGQSVAEFLQPFGVKLYGVASQARNQAPFIEVAALEDLGRLVGEADYVINLLPNTAATQDLYDAALFARFNPNALFINAGRGVAVVDADLVEALKQGHLAGAVIDVCRQEPLPQRHPFWTAWGLLLTGHSSAPTSPPAMVQLFVDNLRAYQAGQALRGEVDFQRGY; this is encoded by the coding sequence ATGCGCGTTCTGATCGCAGAACAGGATTACGCCCTCTACGCCCAACTGCTGCGTGAGGCCGTCCCGGACCTTGAGGTCCTGACCAGTGGCGACTCGGCCGAGCTGGCCGCCCTGGCCGCCGATTGCCCGGTCTGGCTGGGCCAGCCCGATCTTTTGGCGACCCTGCTGCGCCAGGGTCATCAACCCCAGTGGCTGCAATCGACTTGGGCCGGTATCACGCCGTTGCTCGCCGAGGGTGTGCCGCGCCATTACCGCCTGACGCGCGCCGTTGGCATTTTTGGTCAAGTGATGGCCGAGTACGTGCTGACCTATATGCTCGGGCATGAGCGTGAAGTCCTGCCGCGGCTGGTCAGCCAGGTCGAGCGCAAGTGGGACAACCGCCCAGGCCGGAGCCTGGCCGGGCGCAAGGTGTTGATTGTCGGCGCCGGTGATATTGGCCAGAGCGTTGCCGAGTTTCTGCAGCCGTTCGGCGTGAAGCTGTACGGCGTTGCCAGCCAGGCGCGCAACCAGGCACCGTTCATCGAAGTGGCTGCCCTGGAAGATCTGGGGCGCCTGGTCGGTGAAGCCGATTACGTGATCAATCTGCTGCCCAATACGGCGGCAACCCAGGACCTGTATGACGCGGCCCTGTTCGCACGCTTCAATCCCAATGCGTTGTTCATCAACGCCGGGCGCGGTGTGGCGGTGGTCGATGCCGACCTGGTCGAGGCCTTGAAGCAGGGGCACCTGGCCGGTGCGGTGATCGACGTCTGTCGTCAGGAGCCGCTGCCACAGCGCCATCCGTTCTGGACCGCCTGGGGCTTGTTGTTGACCGGGCACAGTTCGGCGCCGACCTCGCCGCCGGCCATGGTGCAGTTGTTCGTCGACAACCTGCGGGCGTATCAGGCAGGCCAGGCATTGCGTGGCGAAGTGGATTTCCAGCGCGGCTATTGA
- a CDS encoding YcgN family cysteine cluster protein, whose product MAAKVEPFWMRKTLEQLDQGEWESLCDGCGLCCLQKLEDEDDNTVYYTRIACKLLDLKTCQCSDYGNRRAVVPDCIQLTPGQADQFKWLPPTCGYRLVSEGQDLPLWHHLVCGDREQVHKQRISQSGRMLSENNVAEDDWEDYLIFRAG is encoded by the coding sequence ATGGCGGCTAAAGTCGAACCCTTCTGGATGCGCAAGACCCTCGAGCAACTCGACCAGGGGGAATGGGAGTCGCTGTGTGACGGCTGTGGTTTGTGCTGCCTGCAAAAGCTCGAAGATGAAGACGACAATACGGTCTATTACACGCGCATCGCCTGCAAGCTGCTGGACCTCAAGACCTGCCAGTGCAGCGATTACGGCAATCGCCGCGCCGTGGTGCCCGATTGCATCCAACTCACGCCGGGCCAGGCCGATCAGTTCAAATGGCTGCCGCCCACCTGTGGCTATCGCCTGGTCAGCGAGGGGCAGGACTTGCCGCTCTGGCACCACCTGGTCTGTGGCGATCGCGAGCAGGTGCACAAGCAGCGGATCTCCCAATCCGGGCGCATGCTCAGCGAGAACAACGTGGCTGAAGATGACTGGGAAGACTATCTGATTTTTCGTGCGGGTTGA
- a CDS encoding DUF2892 domain-containing protein codes for MSDSKHAALIESTPLQSKPEHNVQGWERAGSVAGGVIMVGKGLRRGGLFGMIQVAIGGVALVRGITGHSSAKSLLERGRRDIDNVRARIERAGDELKALKADEDALNKR; via the coding sequence ATGAGCGACAGCAAGCATGCAGCACTTATCGAATCCACCCCCTTGCAGAGCAAACCCGAGCACAACGTCCAGGGCTGGGAACGCGCCGGCTCCGTTGCCGGTGGCGTGATCATGGTCGGCAAGGGCCTGCGACGCGGCGGGCTGTTCGGGATGATTCAGGTTGCCATTGGTGGCGTCGCACTGGTGCGTGGCATTACCGGGCACAGTTCGGCCAAGAGCTTGCTGGAGAGGGGGCGCCGGGATATCGACAATGTTCGTGCGCGGATCGAGCGTGCGGGTGATGAGTTGAAGGCGCTCAAGGCCGATGAGGATGCGCTGAACAAGCGGTGA
- a CDS encoding RNA methyltransferase, translating into MANKRYSCIGLYNPKSPENVGSVMRAAGCYGVNSVFYTGKRYERARDFVTDTKRIHYDIPLIGIDDLQKIIPLGCTPVAVELVDGARPLPEYTHPDRAIYIFGPEDGSLDQSVRDWCEDTIYIPTTGCMNLAATVNVVLYDRMAKGNNTRSGPKFK; encoded by the coding sequence GTGGCAAACAAACGGTACAGCTGCATTGGTTTGTATAACCCCAAATCACCGGAGAACGTCGGCTCGGTGATGCGTGCTGCAGGCTGCTACGGCGTCAATTCGGTGTTCTACACCGGTAAACGCTATGAACGCGCCCGCGACTTCGTCACCGATACCAAGCGTATCCATTATGACATTCCGCTGATCGGCATCGACGATCTGCAGAAGATCATCCCGCTGGGCTGCACGCCCGTTGCGGTCGAACTGGTCGATGGCGCCCGCCCGTTGCCCGAATACACGCACCCTGATCGCGCGATCTATATCTTCGGCCCCGAAGACGGCTCGCTGGACCAAAGCGTGCGCGACTGGTGCGAAGACACCATCTACATCCCCACCACCGGCTGCATGAACCTGGCAGCCACGGTCAATGTGGTGCTGTACGATCGTATGGCCAAGGGCAACAACACCCGCTCCGGCCCAAAATTCAAGTGA
- a CDS encoding YajD family HNH nuclease, producing MSSATPPSNTAKLDRILADAQRDREMGYRDKALKMYPHVCGRCAREFSGKRLSELTVHHRDHNHDNNPQDGSNWELLCLYCHDNEHSRYTDQQYYAEGSLSTPKIAKATHNPFAALAGLMKKDD from the coding sequence ATGAGTTCGGCAACACCCCCTTCCAATACCGCCAAGCTGGACCGCATCCTGGCCGACGCCCAGCGTGACCGTGAGATGGGCTATCGCGACAAGGCGCTGAAGATGTACCCGCATGTGTGCGGCCGCTGTGCCCGTGAGTTTTCCGGCAAGCGCCTGAGCGAACTGACCGTGCACCATCGTGACCACAACCACGACAACAACCCCCAGGACGGCTCCAACTGGGAGTTGCTCTGCCTGTATTGCCACGACAACGAACACTCGCGCTACACCGACCAGCAGTACTACGCCGAAGGCTCGCTCAGCACCCCGAAAATCGCCAAGGCAACGCACAATCCCTTCGCAGCCCTGGCCGGGTTGATGAAGAAAGACGATTGA
- a CDS encoding spermidine synthase: MKRFVLLDTTPIPENGGALCLFEYGEDFVIKIQGGDGGQLMNTRMHGSEDALAEIPCRKVAGRPGSRVLIGGLGMGFTLASALKHLGKTAEVVVAELVPGVVEWNRGPLGEKSGRPLLDPRTTIRQEDVAKVLQAEPQGFDAIMLDVDNGPEGLTQKANSWLYCAGGLNACARALRPKGVLAVWSASADRQFSEKLRKAGFKAEEVQVFAHGNKGTRHTIWIAEKLKG; encoded by the coding sequence ATGAAACGTTTTGTGCTGCTCGACACCACCCCGATTCCCGAAAACGGCGGTGCCCTGTGCCTGTTCGAGTATGGCGAGGATTTCGTCATCAAGATCCAGGGCGGCGATGGCGGGCAATTGATGAATACCCGCATGCACGGCTCCGAAGACGCCCTGGCCGAGATCCCCTGCCGCAAGGTGGCCGGCAGGCCCGGCTCAAGGGTGCTGATCGGCGGCCTGGGCATGGGCTTTACCCTGGCCTCGGCGCTCAAGCACCTGGGCAAGACTGCCGAGGTGGTGGTCGCCGAGCTGGTGCCGGGGGTGGTCGAATGGAACCGCGGGCCGCTGGGCGAAAAATCCGGTCGGCCACTGCTGGACCCGCGCACGACCATTCGTCAGGAGGATGTGGCCAAGGTCCTGCAGGCCGAGCCGCAAGGCTTCGACGCGATCATGCTCGACGTCGACAATGGCCCCGAAGGCCTGACCCAGAAAGCCAACAGCTGGCTCTATTGCGCCGGCGGCCTCAATGCCTGCGCCCGCGCCTTGCGGCCCAAGGGCGTGCTGGCGGTCTGGTCGGCCAGCGCCGACCGGCAGTTTTCCGAGAAACTGCGCAAGGCCGGCTTCAAGGCCGAAGAAGTGCAGGTGTTCGCCCACGGCAACAAGGGCACCCGCCATACCATCTGGATCGCGGAAAAACTCAAAGGCTGA